GTAAAAAAATAGCCATCGATTTTATTGAGAACCGCCCTAACGACAGGATAGGCCTCGTGGTTTTCAGCGGTGAAAGCTTTACGCAGTGCCCGCTTACTATTGATCACTCGGTGTTGGTGAATTTATATGCCGATATTAAAAACGGAATGATTGAGGATGGTACCGCCATTGGTATGGGCCTCGCCACTGCCGTTAACCGTTTAAAAGATAGCCAGGCTAAAAGTAAAGTAGTGATCCTGCTTACCGATGGCTCGAACAACTCGGGGTCCATCCCGCCAATAACCGCGGCGGAGATTGCCAAACAGTTTAACGTGAGGGTTTATACCGTAGGCATCGGTACCAACGGCTTTGCCCCCTACCCTGTTCAAACGCCAATGGGCGTACAATACCAGCGCATGAAGGTGGATATTGACGAGGGTACGCTAAGCAAGATAGCCAGCACTACCGGCGGCAAATACTTCAGAGCTACCAATAACAATGCACTGAAAGATATTTACGAACAGATTGACAGACTGGAAAAAGCCAAGATAGATGTTACCCAGTACCGCAAAAAAACCGAGCGCTTTTTGCCGTTCGCACTTATCGCGCTGGCACTTTTATCGTTGGAGTTTTTAACCAAAAACACCCTGCTTAAAGGGGCTATAACATAACAGCATGCTACGTTTTGCAAATACAGAATATTTATGGGGATTGCTTGCCATTCCGCTGCTGCTCTTTATTTTTTTGAGGGTTGCCTGGTGGAAACGCAAAGCCATAGCCTCGTTGGGTAATAAAGATGTGGTAGCCCAGATGATGCCGCAGGTTTCGCATTCGCGCCCAACCATTAAGTTTATCTTTTTCATTTTGGCTTATGCCATCCTGATCATCGGCATAGCCGACCCACAATTAGGCTCCAAAACCGAAGATGTAAAACGCAAGGGTGCCGACCTGATGATCCTGCTCGACGTATCCAACAGTATGCTGGCGCAGGACCTTGCCCCTAACCGCCTGGAAAACGCCAAACGCGCATTAGCCCAGCTGATAGATAAACTGCATGATGATCGTATCGGTATTATCGTATTTGCGGGCCAGGCTTATGTACAGTTGCCCGTTACTACCGATTATTCGGCGGCCAAGCTGTTTTTAAATACCATCAATACGGATATGGTACCTACACAAGGTACTGCTATCGGCGCTGCAATCAATTTGGGCTTACAATCTTTCGATTTTAAGAACGGTACCGGCAAATCCATGATCATTATTACCGATGGTGAAAATCATGAGGACGACGCGGTATTAGCAGCCAAAGAGGCGTTATCAAGAGGCGTTACGGTAAATGTTGTTGGCGTAGGATCTGAAGAAGGTGCGCCGATACCTATTTTGCAGAATGGTAAGCAAATCGGTTTTCATAACGACAGCACCGGGCACCCGGTGGTAAGTAAGCTTAACGAGGCCATGGGTAAAGAAATTTCGGAAGCAGGCAGCGGCGTTTATGTGCGGGCCAACAACGCCAACAGCGGCTTGAACATCGTGATGGACCAGATTGCCAAAGTGCAGCGCAAAATGACCGATACCAAACAGTTTAAAGATTTTGAGGATAGATTCCAGTTTTTCCTGGCCATTACTTTTGTACTGTTGCTGGTTGAGTTTTTCATCTCCAACCGTAAAAACATGCGCCTCAGCAAAATCAAATTATTTGAAGTTGAAGTAAAACAACCATGAAGCAATATATCATAGCCATCATTTTAGTGCTGCAGGCTTCATTAACGTTTGCCCAGCAGGAAAAAAAGTTCATTAAACAGGGTAATGAGCTTTATCAGCAAAAAAAATATAAAGAAGCCGAAGCAGCTTACCGCCAGGCCACAGGCAAACAAGCCAAAACCCTCGAGGGTAATTTTAACCTTGCGGATGCCATGTTCAAGCAAAAAAAATATGGCGATGCCTCTGCCCTTTTCAACAAAATTGCCAACGGCACAAGCGATAAAAACGCGAAGGCGGGCGCTTTTCATAACGTGGGCAACTCGTTTTTAACCGAGAAAAAATACCAGGAAAGTATCGATGCCTATAAAAAAGCCTTGCTGAACAACCCCAAGGATGATGAAACCCGCTACAACCTTGCCTACGCTCAAAAAATGCTGAAAAACCAGCAGGATAAAAACAAAGGCGGCGGCGGTGGAGGCGGCAACAATAACAAAGACAAAAACAAGGATAAAAATAAAGACAACAAGAACCAGGACGACAAGAATAAAGACAAGAGCGATAAGGATAAGAAGGATCAGGATAAAAACAAGCAGGACCAGGACAAGCAAAACCAGGATCAGAAAGATCAGCAGCAACAGCAGGGCCAGCAGCCCAACCAGTTGTCAAAAGATGATGCCCAGCGCATGCTTGATGCTTTAAACAACGATGAAAAGCAAACCCAGGATAAGCTGAAGAATAAAAAATTAAAAGGAGCCAAAGTCCCTATTTCAAAAGACTGGTAAACCTTGTTGTTTTGTAAATAACTAATGAAAATTAAACTATTCATATTAACGCTGTTGTTGTTTTGCTCAAGCCTGGCTTTCGCACAGGTAAAGTTTACGGCATCGGCAGATAGAACTACCATAGGCACGGGCGAGATTTTTGAAATTACCTTCTCTATCAATGCCAATGGCGAACGCTTCGCGCCTCCAGCTTTCGCCGGTTTCCAGGTGGTTGCAGGGCCTAATGTATCCAACAGCGTATCCATGATAAACGGGGTAACTTCGGTAAGCATGGCTTATGGCTACGATCTGATGGCTACTAAAGAGGGCGAATTTACTATAGGTCCGGCTACTATTATGGCGGGCGGCAGGCCTTATAGTACAACTCCTATCAAAATAAGGGTTGTGAAAGGTTCGGCCGGCAGCGGTAACGGCCCTCAGGGTAATAGCCGCCAGCAACAACAACAGCAGCAGCAATTCAATGCTCCGGACGAAAGCAATATTCAACGCGGCAGGGTTAGAGACATTTCAAAATCACTTTTTTTGCGTACTTCGGTTGATAAATCAACGGTATACTTAGGCCAGCAAATAGTAATGAACCTGAGGCTTTATACCCGGGTGTCAATTGTTAACGGCGAACCTGAAAAAATTCCGGATCTGAATAGTTTTTACAGCCAGGATATTAAAAACAATAACCCCAATGCGCAATGGCGTACCGAAGTTTTAAACGGCGTAAGGTATAACGTAACCGATATCAAGAAAACCATCCTGTTCCCCCAGCATGAGGGCAATATCACTATCGAGCCTGCCATCATGAACTTTGTGATCAGGCAACAGGCCGCATCATCATCCGGCGATCCTTTCGATGCTTTTTTTGGGGGATATGAAGATGTAAAATACCGCGTTAAAGGTACCCCGGTGGTTATCCACGTAAAACCATTGCCACTGGCAGGTAAACCGGTCGATTTTAGCGGCGCGGTAGGCAAATTTAATATCTCGGCCTCGCTTGATAAAAATGAGATCAAGGCCAATGACGCCATCAATTATCAACTGAAAGTTAGCGGTACCGGCAACTTGAAATTATTAAAGCCGATAAGCCCCAACTTCCCGCCCGATTTTGAAAAGTACGATCCCAAGGTAACCGATACCATCGTCGAAAACGAAAGCGGCTCATCGGGCAGCAGAAGATATACTTATTTACTAATCCCAAGACACCAGGGCGATTATACTATTGATCCGGTGAAGTTCTCGTATTTCAACCCGGCTACCGGCAAGTATGTGACTTTAACAACCCGGGCCTTCCCGGTTAAAGTAGCCAAAGGCACAGGCGATAACAGTAACGTTACGGCTTTCTCCAGCGCAGGCAAACAGGATGTTAAAGTACTGAGCAATGATATACGCTACATTAAAACCGAAAATGAATTAAACGAAGTAGGCAGCGATTTTTATGACTCGGGCCTGTATTATTTCCTGTTAATTTTAGGTCCGCTGGGATTTGCCGGAGCATTGGTTTACGGCAAATGGCGCGATAAAAACAATGCCGATGTGGTGGGTACCAAAAGCCGCAAGGCGGGCAGGGTGGCTGCCAAACATTTGGCTGTAGCCAAACAACGCCTGGCCGCTAACGATAATAAAGCCTTTTACGAAGATCTGTTCCGCGGATTGTATGGTTACTTAAGCGATAAGTTGAATATCCCCTATGCCGACCTGAACCGTGAAAAAATTGGCGATGAACTGAAAGCCCGTTCGCTTGATGAAAGCCTCATTAACGAGATGCTGGATACCCTGGATATGTGCGAGATGGCACGTTACGCGCCGGTATCGGGCATTACCGGTCAGCAGGTATTTGATAAGGCCCAAACCATGATCAATAACATTGAAAGTAAAATATAACATGCTAAAACGCATTATATACCTGTTCATGATTGTAGCCATGCCGCTGTTGGCGTTTGGCGACGTGACTGTGAACGCCCAATTAAAAAAAGGGAACGAACAATACGCTAAAGGCCAATACAAGGAGGCTATCGCCACCTATCAAAAAATAGCAGATGATGGCCACATGTCGGCCCTGGTTTATTTTAACCTCGGCAACGCTTATTTTAAAAATAACGACGTACCATCGGCTTTACTCTATTACGAAAAAGCTCATAAATTATCGCCTGGCGATGAGGACATTAATTTTAATATCCAGTTTGCCAATCAAAAAACTACCGATAAGGTTGAGGCCCCTACCGAGTTTTTTATCACCCGCTGGTGGCATTCGTTTATCCTGCGTTTTTCATTAACTACGCTGGCTGTTATAAGCGTATTGTTGATGATAACGGGATTTGCCTTGCTGGTAGTTTACCGCTTCACTAATTCGGTTGGGGTTAAAAAAGCTTCGTTTTACGCCGCTTTGCTTATTATATTTTTAGGTTTAGGCAGCATGTTTACCGCCGACAGGCAGCAACAATATTTTGATGGCCATCATGGCGCTATCATCTTCAGCAATTCGGTAAACGTAAAAAGCGCACCCACACCAACGGCAAAAAACCTGTTCCTGATTCATGATGGTACCAAGGTTGATGTACTGGATAATAACAACGGCTGGATGAGGGTAAAATTGGCCAACGGCAGCGAAGGTTGGATCAATGCTTCCGATGCGAGGGAGATTTGATTTGGAGTTTGGGTTTGAGGTGAAAGGGTAAAGGTAAAAGGCGAAAGGTTTTTTAGTTATTTTTTCAATTTTTCATTTCAAAAACATGCACGGGCATGAGTATTAGCCATGAGGAGCAATCTTATAATGCCATACTTAAGTATATTTCTTGTTCGGTACCATCTCCGGCACCCTCTTCTGCGTAATTATATGCTATTTCCCTTTTTATTCGAGAAAAGATGTGCCCCCGGTAGCTTTTTACGAATGATATAACCTGCTCAAAGTCTCGCGGGATACACCCAAATACGCCGCAATTAAATGTTTAGGCACCATATTATACAGAGCAGGGTACAAGGTCATTAACTCTTCATAACGTTTTTTGGCATCGTTATTCATAAACGATAAAAGCCGTTTTTGAGAAGCTACGAAGCCCTTGTTGGTACGCCATCTGAAAAAATGCTCAACCGGGTGCAGCTCGTTGCAAAGCTTTTCCCTATCGGCGTTGGAGATGGACAGCACTTCGGCATCGGTAATACAATCCAGGTTGATGGTAGCGCGTGTTTGGTTGTAAAGCGCATTATAATCGGATGCCCACCAGGTAGGCATGGCAAACTGCAGGATGTACATTTTTACATCATCGTTAATAAAAAACGATTTCAGGCAGCCCGATAACACAAAATACTCGTGATCTACTTTATCGCCCTCGCTAATGATGGCTTGCCCTTTTTTATACGATTGTTGCTTGAAATGAGAGGCTACGTAAGCAAACTGCTCATCAGTCAGGCTAATGGTTTTGGCGAGGTGCTGTTTGAGGATTTCTTCAGCTTGCATATTAAAGATTGTCTGAACCGGAATTTATTGAATTAAGGAATTAACAGAATGAAAAGCAAATTCGAAAAATTCTTTAATTCCCCCAAATTCAGTTCGGACAAAAATCAGCGCAATCAACGTAATCACCCCAATCAACGGTCTAAATCGGTGTAATCAAAAAATAATCGGTGTAATCCCCAAAATAAAAATCAACATAATCCCCCCAATTAACGGTCAAACGCCTCCAGATACTTATCAATATAAAACTGCTTACTTTTAGTTTTATACTGCATAATAAAACGCGGATGCTCCAATGCTATAATCTCGCCAAAAAAGCGGTATTCATCATTCAGCTTCTTTAAAAAAGTTTCGTTTTTACCAGTGCCGAAGCAAAAGCATTTATCGGTATTAATACCAAGGGCAATCTGCTTCCGGATATTTTCTATCATGAAATGATAAACAGCTTTGGTTAGTTCTTTACTGTCGTAATAGTTGTAATTCTTCTCCCGGCCTTTCTCATCAATACTGATAAAACCCAGCGGGCAGGGCGAATTGATGTAGATCTTGTTATAAAAAGCTTCCGCGCCGCCATAGGCGTTAATCACTTCATACACAAAAACTGATGAAGGCTCGTGCGAGAGTTTCCCCTCGTAGGGGACATGGCATTCGGACATTAATCGTTTAGGATCGGTAAAAGGAATGCCGGTTAGCCCACCTCCAAACCTGCCGGGGTTAATGCCCAGGATGATATGGCGCTGGTTGTTATCGTTATAATATTTATGATAAAAAGCATCAACAATACGCATGGTTTGCGGATGCTCTTTAAAAGGGTTAAGGATGCGGATGCCGGGCGGTAGCGGGTCACCGGTGTAGGTGAGTTGCTCATTAAATTGGATAACCCTGTCTGCAAATGTCATAAACCAAATGTAGGGTTAGTTAACCAATTGTTTTTTAAACTGGTTCGGGCTTAATCCTGTTTCTTTTTTAAACAAGCGCGAAAAATACGGCAGGTTTTCAAAGCCTAAGGTATAGGCAATTTCAGATACGCTTTGGTCTTCGCCTTTCAGCTTGTTTTTTGCCTCGCTAATAAGATAAATGTGGATCAGCTCCATAGCGGTTTTGCCGGTTTCCTGTTTCAGCATATCGCTCAGGTAACGGGCCGAGATATTCAGGTCATACGCCATCGTGGCTACCGTTGGCAAGCCTTTGGTTTGCAGTAATCCTTTATCAAAATAAGCGGATAATGCCTTGTTGAATTTAGATACGGTTTTGCCCGATAGCTCGGTGCGGTTAATGAACTGGCGTTTGTAAAAACGCTGCGAGTATTTCAACACCGAATCGATATGGGTAAGGATGATATCGCGGCTGTACTCGTCCATATTACCGTTCAGTTCGGCCTCTATCTTGTCATGCAGCTCCCAGATGATCTGTTCTTCGCGGGGTGAGAGGTGCAGGGCTTCATTGGTTTCGTATTCAAAAAAGCCATATTTTTTTATCTCGTCGTGCAGGGCATGGCCGTTCAGAAAATCTTCGTGAAAAAAGATATTAAAACCGGCTTCCTCCAGCTCAATCTCCCTGAACTGAATTACCTGCCTTGGCTTTACAAACATGAGCGACCCGTTTTCATGATCGTATTTGGTACGACCGTAACTTATAGTGCCCGATTTAAGTTTTTTAAATGCGATCATGTAAAAGTCGCCCGTAAGCTCCCTTTCGGCAAGGTCGCAGGTACCGCGGCAAGGCACAACGGCTACCATTGGATTTTCAGGTAGCGGAAAACCGTACCTTTTAAAAAGGCTGGGAAGATTGCTATAATGGATCATAATATGTAAAAATAAGAACAAGATCCATACAGAAAACAGTATGGACCTTGCAGGTAGTTTATTTACGTTGAAATGATTAGTGCCCGTGTGCAGCTACCGAAACATCATTCCATTCATCCCACTCGGCTGCGCGGCCTGCGTAAACCTGTTTAACCCATTGGTAACCGATTTTACCAAGGAACAAACGCAATGGTGGGTTTTCGCTGTCGATCAGTTTCAGGATAGCATCGGTAGTTGCTTCCGGTTTGCCAAAGAAATCGGCGGTAAAACTGGCCTGTTGTTTGGCTTTCATCTCATCATATTGCGGCAAAGCTACCGAGTGTACAGCCGAAGCACTTCCCCAATCGGTAGAAAAACCGTTTGGCTCAACGATAGAAACTTTAATGCCGAAACCTTTTACTTCGGCAGCAAGGGTTTCGCTCAAACCTTCAACCGCGAATTTCGAGGCGTTATATATGCTTAAAATAGGTGCGGCAACCAAACCCAATACGCTTGATACCTGGATAATATGGCCCTGGCCTTGCTCACGCATTACCGGTATGGCAGCCTGAGTTAGCCATAGCAAACCGAAAAAGTTGGTTTCCATCTGGTCGCGGGCCTCTTTTTCAGATGTTTCTTCAACACTGCCGAATAAGCCGTAGCCGGCATTGTTAATCAGCACATCGATACTGCCGAAATGTGCTTTGGCCTGTTGTATGGCAGCGAAATCTGCATCGCGGTCGTTCACGTCCAGTTGCAGCGCTAAAATACTGTCGCCGTATTGTTTAGTAAGGTCATTAAGCGTGCTGATATCGCGTGCTGTTGCTACTACTTTATCGCCACGTTTTAAAAATGCTTCTGCCCAGATCTTTCCGAACCCGCGGGAAGCACCTGTTATAAAAATTGTTTTTGCCATTGTTGTAATGATTAATTGATATGACAAAGCTACCGCGTATTAGCCCGGCGGATTTATACAGAAGTAGGGAAGAATGATACATTTTTACATGGTTGTTGTGCTAAAAAAACAACCATTTCCGTTTTTACCAAATGTTAAGTGGATGCGGCGCTACCCGGCCGAACTTTGCTTTATCAAAAAACAAATATTGTTATGAATAATCAAAGCGAAAGCAAATCAACATTAAATGGTAAAAGGGTAATTATATTAGGCGGAAGTACCGGTATAGGTTTTTCAACCGCGCAGGCCGCCGCTGCCGAAGGTGCTAAAATTGTGATAGTATCAGGTAACCAGGGCCGTATTGATAAAGCCCTAAGCCAGTTGCCCGAAGGGACGGAAGGCTATGCTGTTGACCTGGCTCACGAAGAGAATATCAAAGCATTTTTTGAGCAGGCCGGCAATTTTGATCACCTTGTATATACTGCTGCCGAAAACCTCAACCTCAATAACATTGGCGAAACCGATATCGATGCCGCGCGTAAATTTTTAAATTTACGTTATTGGGGCGCTTATGCGGCCGTTAAATATAGCGTTCCGTTTATTAACGAAGGTGGTTCGGTTAACCTAACCGGCGGCACAGCGGGCACCCGCCCGGCCAAAGGATGGACCATAGCCAGCAGTATTTGTGGTGCTATAGAGGGTTTGGTACGCGCCCTGGCTGTTGAACTGGCCCCTATACGTGTTAACGCAGTGGTTCCGGGAGTTATTGATACTAATTTATGGGATAGTTTGGATTCCGCCGCTAAAGAAGGTTTGTACAACTGGGCTAAAGATACGCTGTTGCTTAACCGTGTAGGGAATGCTGAAGATGTAGCATTAGGATTTATTTACCTGATGAAACAGAGCTTTGGCACAGGCCAAAACCTGGTGATTGATGGCGGCACATTGCTGGTGTAAGTTGTTCGCAATCGCCCTTAGCTTTTGTATATTGGGCCGTTTATAAATAGCCAATGGCCAACAAGCCCATATATTTTAATAAAACCCGCCTGGCCCCAACGCCGAGCGGGTTTTTGCATGTGGGCAACGTTTTATCGTTTGTTATTACTGCAACCCTCGCTCAAAAGCACCATGCAAAAATATTGCTGCGGATAGATGATTTGGATAGAGCCCGGTTTGCTCCTGAGTATCTAAGCGATGTTTTTGATACGCTTCGGTTTTTAGAGATTCCATGGGATGTGGGCCCGGCAAATCCGGATGATTTTGAAGCCGCATTTTCCCAGGTGCACCGTATGCCACTGTACAATGCAGCGTTGGATAGGTTAAAAAATCAAAATGCGATTTTTGCCTGCACCTGCAGCCGCAAACAACTGGCTGAAGCCGGTACTTGTAGCTGCATCGAAAAAAGCATCCCCCTTGATACGCCCGGAGCCAGTTGGCGTTTGTTAACGGATGATGCTGTGTTAAGTGTAAAAACCTATGCAGGCGAAATTATCAAAACCAGCCTGCCTGCCGAAATGCAAAACTTTATCATCCGCAAAAAGGATGGTTTCCCGGCCTATCAGCTTACTTCGCTTATTGACGACCTGTTTTACGGGGTTGATTTTATAGTGCGGGGGGCTGATCTATGGCATTCCACACTGGCACAACT
The sequence above is a segment of the Mucilaginibacter celer genome. Coding sequences within it:
- a CDS encoding SDR family NAD(P)-dependent oxidoreductase, whose amino-acid sequence is MAKTIFITGASRGFGKIWAEAFLKRGDKVVATARDISTLNDLTKQYGDSILALQLDVNDRDADFAAIQQAKAHFGSIDVLINNAGYGLFGSVEETSEKEARDQMETNFFGLLWLTQAAIPVMREQGQGHIIQVSSVLGLVAAPILSIYNASKFAVEGLSETLAAEVKGFGIKVSIVEPNGFSTDWGSASAVHSVALPQYDEMKAKQQASFTADFFGKPEATTDAILKLIDSENPPLRLFLGKIGYQWVKQVYAGRAAEWDEWNDVSVAAHGH
- a CDS encoding SMUG2 DNA glycosylase family protein encodes the protein MTFADRVIQFNEQLTYTGDPLPPGIRILNPFKEHPQTMRIVDAFYHKYYNDNNQRHIILGINPGRFGGGLTGIPFTDPKRLMSECHVPYEGKLSHEPSSVFVYEVINAYGGAEAFYNKIYINSPCPLGFISIDEKGREKNYNYYDSKELTKAVYHFMIENIRKQIALGINTDKCFCFGTGKNETFLKKLNDEYRFFGEIIALEHPRFIMQYKTKSKQFYIDKYLEAFDR
- a CDS encoding BatD family protein, whose protein sequence is MKIKLFILTLLLFCSSLAFAQVKFTASADRTTIGTGEIFEITFSINANGERFAPPAFAGFQVVAGPNVSNSVSMINGVTSVSMAYGYDLMATKEGEFTIGPATIMAGGRPYSTTPIKIRVVKGSAGSGNGPQGNSRQQQQQQQQFNAPDESNIQRGRVRDISKSLFLRTSVDKSTVYLGQQIVMNLRLYTRVSIVNGEPEKIPDLNSFYSQDIKNNNPNAQWRTEVLNGVRYNVTDIKKTILFPQHEGNITIEPAIMNFVIRQQAASSSGDPFDAFFGGYEDVKYRVKGTPVVIHVKPLPLAGKPVDFSGAVGKFNISASLDKNEIKANDAINYQLKVSGTGNLKLLKPISPNFPPDFEKYDPKVTDTIVENESGSSGSRRYTYLLIPRHQGDYTIDPVKFSYFNPATGKYVTLTTRAFPVKVAKGTGDNSNVTAFSSAGKQDVKVLSNDIRYIKTENELNEVGSDFYDSGLYYFLLILGPLGFAGALVYGKWRDKNNADVVGTKSRKAGRVAAKHLAVAKQRLAANDNKAFYEDLFRGLYGYLSDKLNIPYADLNREKIGDELKARSLDESLINEMLDTLDMCEMARYAPVSGITGQQVFDKAQTMINNIESKI
- a CDS encoding SDR family oxidoreductase, translated to MNNQSESKSTLNGKRVIILGGSTGIGFSTAQAAAAEGAKIVIVSGNQGRIDKALSQLPEGTEGYAVDLAHEENIKAFFEQAGNFDHLVYTAAENLNLNNIGETDIDAARKFLNLRYWGAYAAVKYSVPFINEGGSVNLTGGTAGTRPAKGWTIASSICGAIEGLVRALAVELAPIRVNAVVPGVIDTNLWDSLDSAAKEGLYNWAKDTLLLNRVGNAEDVALGFIYLMKQSFGTGQNLVIDGGTLLV
- a CDS encoding vWA domain-containing protein, which encodes MLRFANTEYLWGLLAIPLLLFIFLRVAWWKRKAIASLGNKDVVAQMMPQVSHSRPTIKFIFFILAYAILIIGIADPQLGSKTEDVKRKGADLMILLDVSNSMLAQDLAPNRLENAKRALAQLIDKLHDDRIGIIVFAGQAYVQLPVTTDYSAAKLFLNTINTDMVPTQGTAIGAAINLGLQSFDFKNGTGKSMIIITDGENHEDDAVLAAKEALSRGVTVNVVGVGSEEGAPIPILQNGKQIGFHNDSTGHPVVSKLNEAMGKEISEAGSGVYVRANNANSGLNIVMDQIAKVQRKMTDTKQFKDFEDRFQFFLAITFVLLLVEFFISNRKNMRLSKIKLFEVEVKQP
- a CDS encoding helix-turn-helix domain-containing protein — protein: MIHYSNLPSLFKRYGFPLPENPMVAVVPCRGTCDLAERELTGDFYMIAFKKLKSGTISYGRTKYDHENGSLMFVKPRQVIQFREIELEEAGFNIFFHEDFLNGHALHDEIKKYGFFEYETNEALHLSPREEQIIWELHDKIEAELNGNMDEYSRDIILTHIDSVLKYSQRFYKRQFINRTELSGKTVSKFNKALSAYFDKGLLQTKGLPTVATMAYDLNISARYLSDMLKQETGKTAMELIHIYLISEAKNKLKGEDQSVSEIAYTLGFENLPYFSRLFKKETGLSPNQFKKQLVN
- a CDS encoding tetratricopeptide repeat protein, translated to MLKRIIYLFMIVAMPLLAFGDVTVNAQLKKGNEQYAKGQYKEAIATYQKIADDGHMSALVYFNLGNAYFKNNDVPSALLYYEKAHKLSPGDEDINFNIQFANQKTTDKVEAPTEFFITRWWHSFILRFSLTTLAVISVLLMITGFALLVVYRFTNSVGVKKASFYAALLIIFLGLGSMFTADRQQQYFDGHHGAIIFSNSVNVKSAPTPTAKNLFLIHDGTKVDVLDNNNGWMRVKLANGSEGWINASDAREI
- a CDS encoding glutamate--tRNA ligase family protein, whose protein sequence is MANKPIYFNKTRLAPTPSGFLHVGNVLSFVITATLAQKHHAKILLRIDDLDRARFAPEYLSDVFDTLRFLEIPWDVGPANPDDFEAAFSQVHRMPLYNAALDRLKNQNAIFACTCSRKQLAEAGTCSCIEKSIPLDTPGASWRLLTDDAVLSVKTYAGEIIKTSLPAEMQNFIIRKKDGFPAYQLTSLIDDLFYGVDFIVRGADLWHSTLAQLALAKTLNEKAFEQVTFYHHPLLLEPSGQKLSKSAGSASVRFMKVEGKSNTAVFEQIAALIGLSGTIKNRRQLGQLLLSQQPGY
- a CDS encoding Crp/Fnr family transcriptional regulator, whose amino-acid sequence is MQAEEILKQHLAKTISLTDEQFAYVASHFKQQSYKKGQAIISEGDKVDHEYFVLSGCLKSFFINDDVKMYILQFAMPTWWASDYNALYNQTRATINLDCITDAEVLSISNADREKLCNELHPVEHFFRWRTNKGFVASQKRLLSFMNNDAKKRYEELMTLYPALYNMVPKHLIAAYLGVSRETLSRLYHS
- a CDS encoding tetratricopeptide repeat protein is translated as MKQYIIAIILVLQASLTFAQQEKKFIKQGNELYQQKKYKEAEAAYRQATGKQAKTLEGNFNLADAMFKQKKYGDASALFNKIANGTSDKNAKAGAFHNVGNSFLTEKKYQESIDAYKKALLNNPKDDETRYNLAYAQKMLKNQQDKNKGGGGGGGNNNKDKNKDKNKDNKNQDDKNKDKSDKDKKDQDKNKQDQDKQNQDQKDQQQQQGQQPNQLSKDDAQRMLDALNNDEKQTQDKLKNKKLKGAKVPISKDW
- a CDS encoding vWA domain-containing protein, which translates into the protein MSWFKGIEFAHPGFFWLFLSIPLIVGWYIWKQKQLNASMTMPTIRGFAMITKSALPRFRHLGIILRSLALAALIVALARPQTSLSWQDTTTEGIDIVIASDISGSMLAEDFKPNRLEAGKKIAIDFIENRPNDRIGLVVFSGESFTQCPLTIDHSVLVNLYADIKNGMIEDGTAIGMGLATAVNRLKDSQAKSKVVILLTDGSNNSGSIPPITAAEIAKQFNVRVYTVGIGTNGFAPYPVQTPMGVQYQRMKVDIDEGTLSKIASTTGGKYFRATNNNALKDIYEQIDRLEKAKIDVTQYRKKTERFLPFALIALALLSLEFLTKNTLLKGAIT